Sequence from the Fibrobacter sp. genome:
ACATTAACACACTGGTTTTTCAGGATTGAAAACAGGGTTTCTTTTGATCCTCTGCTTCAGATTTATAACAGGGATTATTGCTCAAAGATAATCACGGAACAGGCGAACATGAATGTGACTCCTCCTTTTGCTGTGGCAATGGTGGATATTGATCATTTCAAGAATGTTAATGACACCTATGGGCATCAGGCAGGTGATGCGGTTTTGCATTCTGTAGCTCAGACACTGCTCAGGACACTTTCTCCGCAGGGGACTGTCTGCAGATATGGTGGAGAGGAACTGGCGGTATTTTTTCCACAGAAAACAACCTCTGAAGTGGTTCCGCTAATGGAAAGGGCGCGGGAGGAAATAGAAAAAAGTAAAACGGAATCGGGTAAAAAGCGGATTTCTGTTACTATCTCCTGCGGGATATCGTATCGGGAGATTGCAGCACAAACGGTGATGGAGGTTATCCACGCTGCAGATAAAGCCCTTTACAAGGCCAAAAAAGGAGGGCGGAACCAGGTTCGATGTGCAAAGGCCTGCCGTAAATGACCTGGTATCTGTACCGAATTATAGAGAAGAGCGAGGGGAATCGGAATCGGCATCTATTATTATTTCAGACTACAGACACTAACCTGATCCCTGACCAAACCACAGAAAAAGTTTGCCTAAAACAGCCGAGATATAATATCGGGCTTGAAAAAACTAATTCTGGTGCATATATTGCAACTGCAAGGAACCATGTTTATATTTATCAGTTTCACAGGAGGTGTTTTGGAATTTCATAGTTTGTTGGGAGATTCTCTTTTTACCAAAGTGTTGTTTTTCTCCGCACTTGCTATTGCATTTGGTGATTTCCTGGCGACTTTATTCACAATAGTGTATCAGAGATACTGGTATGAAAGAATAATGAGGCCGAAATACGGAGCAGACTTTTCTCCGAAATGTTCTGTAATTGTCCCCTGCAAGGGAATACCGAAAGATCTTGGTAACAACCTGAAGGGATTTCTGCAGCAGGATTATGCTGATTACGAAATAATTTTTGTGGTGGAGAGTGAGCAGGACCCTGCGGTACCGACCATTAAATCTATAATGGAAGGTAACCCGGGAGTTAAACTGACATATGCCGGTCTGTCAACCTCCTGTGCACAGAAGAACCATAACCTTCTGGCTGCTCTTAATTCTACATCAAATTCGGACATATTTATCTTTGCTGATTCCGATATTCGTCCTGCAAAGGGATGGCTTAAAGAGCTGATTCTCCCTCTGGCAGATCCTAAAGTAACAGTAACGAGCGGTTTCCGCTGGCTTCATGCCTGCCGGGGCACAACCGGAGAGCTTACTCACTCTTATGTAAACGTGTTTATGTATGTTCTTTTCAGTGTAGCATGTTTTTTCGGTGGCGTTGGACTTTGGGGTGGTTCGATGGCTATCCGGCGGAAAGACTTTGAGGAGATGGGGGTAGCGGAGAAGTGGTCAAGGACCGCTGTGGATGATATGAGTCT
This genomic interval carries:
- a CDS encoding GGDEF domain-containing protein, whose protein sequence is TLTHWFFRIENRVSFDPLLQIYNRDYCSKIITEQANMNVTPPFAVAMVDIDHFKNVNDTYGHQAGDAVLHSVAQTLLRTLSPQGTVCRYGGEELAVFFPQKTTSEVVPLMERAREEIEKSKTESGKKRISVTISCGISYREIAAQTVMEVIHAADKALYKAKKGGRNQVRCAKACRK
- a CDS encoding glycosyltransferase family 2 protein, whose amino-acid sequence is MEFHSLLGDSLFTKVLFFSALAIAFGDFLATLFTIVYQRYWYERIMRPKYGADFSPKCSVIVPCKGIPKDLGNNLKGFLQQDYADYEIIFVVESEQDPAVPTIKSIMEGNPGVKLTYAGLSTSCAQKNHNLLAALNSTSNSDIFIFADSDIRPAKGWLKELILPLADPKVTVTSGFRWLHACRGTTGELTHSYVNVFMYVLFSVACFFGGVGLWGGSMAIRRKDFEEMGVAEKWSRTAVDDMSLSQIVMKNSRKAVVVPPCITHTDDLLQTVRGTITWFERQIMFLKAYQKSLWFFLAGPVSLVVFMLLFLLPFSIVASMSNSRSFLEIGGGAALVFYIGELITVSLYPLLGSMHKFPKFLILQPYMRLAQVLSYFKTLMTNTITWAGIKYKLDFSGDVASIERPGTDF